One part of the Candidatus Cloacimonas sp. genome encodes these proteins:
- the kdsB gene encoding 3-deoxy-manno-octulosonate cytidylyltransferase, with protein sequence MNIIALIPARYNSTRFPGKPLALLKGKPIIQQVYERVQNSGLFSTVCVATDHLSILETVKSFGGISVLTKENHLSGSDRIAEALQYFPRAELVINVQGDEPLIDKETLQQLISAFQDSRVQMASLMTVIEDREMIYNPNIVKVVTDKQNYALYFSRSVIPFNRDNQLDVKYYRHIGVYAYLPECLQQFVSLSPSILERIEKLEQLRALENGIPIKMIETAYQGIGIDTPADLEITEKLISSL encoded by the coding sequence ATGAACATTATTGCCTTAATTCCAGCTCGTTATAATTCCACCCGTTTTCCCGGAAAACCTTTAGCATTGCTGAAAGGAAAACCGATTATTCAACAGGTTTATGAACGCGTGCAAAATTCCGGTTTGTTTTCCACTGTTTGTGTAGCAACCGATCATCTCTCTATTTTAGAAACAGTTAAGTCCTTTGGAGGAATATCTGTATTAACCAAAGAAAATCACCTTAGCGGTTCAGACCGGATTGCTGAAGCTTTACAATATTTTCCCCGGGCAGAATTAGTTATCAATGTTCAGGGCGATGAACCCCTTATTGATAAGGAAACATTACAACAGCTTATTTCTGCTTTTCAGGATAGCCGGGTGCAGATGGCAAGTTTAATGACCGTTATTGAAGACCGGGAAATGATATACAATCCAAACATTGTAAAAGTTGTAACTGATAAGCAAAATTATGCTTTGTATTTTTCCCGTTCGGTTATTCCTTTTAATCGGGACAATCAATTAGATGTTAAATATTATCGTCACATCGGAGTTTATGCCTATTTACCGGAATGTTTGCAGCAATTTGTATCTTTGTCACCCTCAATCTTAGAGAGGATAGAAAAACTGGAACAGCTTAGAGCTCTGGAAAACGGGATTCCGATTAAAATGATTGAAACCGCCTATCAGGGCATCGGAATTGATACCCCGGCAGACCTGGAAATTACTGAAAAACTGATTTCTTCTCTCTAA